A single window of Streptomyces aquilus DNA harbors:
- a CDS encoding ABC transporter permease, protein MSTLTATVEAPPADPARPAYRVTGRRVLASEWAKLWSLRSTWITLGLGLVFLVAFGLIAANHYKSGIGSGHQDRDFATATAVSLSLFGTNFAQLALGVLGVLVTAGEYSTGMIRSTLAAVPRRLPVLWSKAAVFGLVALVVATLGAFVAFGFGSGIVSGTPAAMSLTHAGVVRSLLGAGLYLGLVGVIGTALGALLRSVAGGISVLVAALMLVPGLISLLPSSWQDNISPYLPSNAGESMFALTHDSTTLSPTAGLLVFLGWTALALAGAAYRLVRSDV, encoded by the coding sequence ATGAGCACCCTCACCGCAACCGTCGAGGCGCCCCCTGCCGACCCGGCCCGCCCCGCCTACCGGGTGACCGGACGGCGCGTGCTGGCATCGGAGTGGGCCAAGTTGTGGTCGCTGCGCTCGACCTGGATCACCCTGGGCCTCGGCCTGGTCTTCCTCGTCGCCTTCGGCCTGATCGCCGCGAACCACTACAAGTCCGGGATCGGCTCCGGGCACCAGGACCGGGACTTCGCCACCGCGACGGCCGTGAGCCTGTCCCTCTTCGGCACCAACTTCGCCCAGCTCGCCCTCGGGGTGCTCGGCGTCCTGGTCACGGCGGGGGAGTACTCGACCGGCATGATCCGCTCGACGCTGGCGGCCGTACCACGCCGCCTGCCCGTGCTGTGGTCCAAAGCAGCCGTGTTCGGCCTGGTCGCCCTGGTCGTCGCCACGCTGGGCGCGTTCGTCGCCTTCGGCTTCGGCAGCGGCATCGTCTCCGGCACACCCGCCGCGATGAGCCTGACGCACGCGGGAGTCGTACGCAGCCTGCTGGGCGCCGGACTCTACCTCGGCCTGGTCGGGGTGATCGGCACGGCGCTCGGCGCGCTGCTGCGGTCGGTGGCCGGCGGTATCTCGGTGCTCGTCGCGGCCCTGATGCTGGTCCCCGGCCTGATCTCGCTGCTGCCCAGCTCCTGGCAGGACAACATCAGCCCCTACCTGCCCAGCAACGCGGGCGAGTCGATGTTCGCCCTGACCCACGACAGCACCACGCTCTCTCCCACCGCCGGACTGCTGGTCTTCCTCGGCTGGACGGCGCTCGCGCTGGCGGGCGCGGCGTACCGGCTGGTGCGCAGCGACGTCTGA
- a CDS encoding lysylphosphatidylglycerol synthase transmembrane domain-containing protein, whose protein sequence is MAVSDRVPVTGGRRLCLRWGITLAVLIAAGGVLASHWGTLDSGTDQLAAADDEWLLLACCATVATWVCAAVAQQGAVVERLPRGRLVAAQFAACAANHILPAGAGASLVNLRFLTRCGLSTRRSATALAVKAAVGGIVRCVLGVALLVASPGAVPVSARVPHALVLVPVVAAAVGSAVLASGRLRRAVGRAVTDVREVHRSRGRACALWGGSVAFALLHAGVVVAVVHALGLTLPTSHVVMAYVVASGAAALLPTPGGLGSLDAALAFALTAAGAPGQTAISAVIGYRLLTGWLPMAPGLLVLGLLARRSAL, encoded by the coding sequence GTGGCTGTGTCGGACCGGGTGCCCGTGACCGGGGGCAGGCGCCTCTGCCTCAGGTGGGGGATCACTCTGGCGGTCCTGATCGCCGCAGGGGGTGTGCTCGCCTCCCACTGGGGCACGCTCGACAGCGGGACCGACCAACTGGCCGCCGCTGACGATGAATGGCTGCTGCTCGCCTGCTGCGCCACCGTCGCCACGTGGGTGTGCGCGGCTGTGGCACAGCAGGGCGCGGTCGTGGAGCGGCTGCCGCGGGGGCGGTTGGTGGCAGCGCAGTTCGCGGCCTGCGCCGCCAACCACATCCTGCCCGCGGGAGCCGGGGCGAGCCTGGTCAACCTGCGGTTCCTGACGCGGTGCGGCCTGTCCACCAGGCGCTCGGCGACCGCACTGGCGGTGAAGGCGGCTGTCGGCGGGATCGTCCGGTGCGTGCTCGGCGTCGCCCTGCTGGTGGCATCGCCGGGCGCTGTACCCGTGTCGGCGCGGGTCCCGCACGCGCTGGTCCTGGTGCCGGTGGTGGCGGCAGCCGTCGGGTCGGCGGTGCTGGCCAGCGGTCGGCTCAGGCGGGCGGTGGGGCGGGCCGTGACCGACGTGCGGGAGGTGCATCGCTCCCGGGGGCGGGCTTGCGCGCTGTGGGGCGGCTCCGTCGCGTTCGCGTTGCTGCACGCGGGCGTGGTCGTGGCCGTGGTCCACGCGCTCGGCCTCACGTTGCCCACCAGCCATGTGGTCATGGCGTACGTCGTGGCCAGCGGGGCGGCGGCCCTGCTTCCCACGCCCGGCGGGCTGGGGTCGCTGGACGCCGCGCTCGCCTTCGCGCTCACGGCCGCCGGAGCACCGGGGCAGACGGCGATCTCGGCGGTCATCGGCTACCGCCTGCTCACCGGATGGCTGCCGATGGCACCGGGACTGCTGGTCCTGGGGTTGCTTGCCCGCCGTTCGGCACTCTGA
- a CDS encoding sensor histidine kinase: protein MGPLVARISRCGQRLRQADRARPWVLDTAVVVLVFAMFCLPDLVHGITGDGDGPRRFRLAFTQLSPPAMLALQAGLVLPLLWRRRRPMAAFVAVAAVFVLQWSLDAVLRADVALFIALYSLALHGRPRQLPWACGVMAGAMVLVAVRVSAAMSVWDALFFLLSTATAALALGLMIRVRRAQLAGLRDRAARLEVERDQRSRLAAATERARVAREMHDIVGHNLSVIITLADAGAYATDLAPERGKEALQLIGDTGRTALGELRRVLGVLREAADGPAAVPELSPQPGLADIQALCEGVRAAGLEIVYRTVGDVDDLDRGVQLTVYRIVQEALTNALKHAGAGTRVQLSVLVEDERLVVRVRDNGTTGRSGPWNEEGHGLVGMRERAALYGGDVSAGPTAGGGWTVEAVLDLAHRAGTR from the coding sequence ATGGGACCGCTGGTCGCCCGGATCTCCCGGTGCGGCCAGCGGTTACGGCAGGCCGACCGGGCCCGGCCGTGGGTGCTGGACACCGCGGTGGTGGTGCTGGTCTTCGCGATGTTCTGCCTGCCGGACCTCGTCCACGGGATCACGGGGGACGGCGACGGCCCTCGCCGCTTCCGGCTCGCCTTCACCCAGCTCTCCCCACCCGCGATGCTGGCCTTGCAGGCCGGTCTGGTGCTGCCGCTGCTGTGGCGACGGCGCAGGCCCATGGCGGCCTTCGTCGCCGTCGCGGCCGTCTTCGTTCTGCAGTGGTCCCTGGATGCCGTGCTGCGCGCGGACGTGGCCCTGTTCATCGCCCTCTACAGCCTGGCCCTGCACGGCCGGCCGCGGCAGCTGCCGTGGGCCTGCGGTGTCATGGCGGGCGCGATGGTGCTGGTGGCGGTGCGGGTGTCGGCGGCGATGTCCGTCTGGGACGCTCTGTTCTTCCTGCTGAGTACGGCGACCGCGGCCCTGGCGCTGGGCCTGATGATCCGCGTCCGCCGGGCCCAGCTCGCGGGGCTGCGGGACCGGGCGGCCCGCCTGGAGGTCGAACGCGACCAGCGCAGCCGGCTCGCGGCCGCCACCGAACGCGCTCGAGTGGCCCGCGAGATGCACGACATCGTCGGCCACAACCTGTCGGTCATCATCACCCTCGCCGACGCCGGCGCGTACGCCACCGACCTCGCTCCCGAGCGCGGCAAGGAGGCCCTGCAGCTCATCGGCGACACCGGCCGCACGGCCCTCGGCGAGCTGCGCCGCGTGCTCGGCGTCCTGAGGGAGGCGGCCGATGGCCCCGCCGCGGTCCCGGAACTCAGCCCGCAGCCCGGCCTCGCGGACATCCAGGCACTGTGCGAGGGCGTGCGGGCCGCCGGCCTTGAGATCGTCTACCGGACCGTCGGCGATGTGGACGACCTGGACCGCGGTGTGCAGCTGACGGTCTACCGCATCGTCCAAGAGGCCCTCACCAACGCACTCAAGCACGCCGGCGCCGGCACTCGGGTGCAGCTGTCGGTGCTCGTGGAGGACGAGCGGCTGGTCGTCCGGGTCCGGGACAACGGCACGACCGGTCGCTCAGGACCATGGAACGAGGAAGGACACGGACTGGTGGGTATGCGCGAACGAGCCGCACTGTACGGAGGCGACGTCAGTGCCGGTCCCACGGCGGGCGGCGGCTGGACGGTGGAGGCCGTCCTCGACCTCGCACATCGGGCAGGCACCCGATGA
- a CDS encoding ABC transporter permease: MTSSAASLVPVNITLGVLLAALLLAAAVVAGRFHLDPHPYRSRAREILVAGLRAAAQLAVVSVVIAWAVKSVPGLLAFLVVMFSVAVRTAGRRITSDRTWWLTAAPIAAGVVPVVAALLLTGLVPLRGIALIPITGIFIGGALTVTVLAGRRALDELAQRNGEVEAAMALGFLDRDARMEIARPAASEALLPGLDQTRTVGLVTLPGAFVGMLMAGASPVMAGAVQLFVLIALMAVQSVAVAVTLELVARHHLHRPVPGAPTGAPRKTRRPMKGLPRSHTL; encoded by the coding sequence GTGACGTCGAGTGCGGCATCCCTCGTCCCGGTCAACATCACCCTCGGCGTCCTGCTCGCCGCTCTGCTCCTGGCGGCGGCGGTGGTCGCGGGGCGGTTCCATCTCGACCCGCACCCGTACCGGAGCCGGGCCCGGGAGATCCTCGTCGCCGGGCTGAGGGCCGCGGCCCAGCTGGCCGTCGTGTCGGTGGTCATCGCGTGGGCCGTCAAGTCCGTGCCAGGGCTGTTGGCGTTCCTGGTCGTCATGTTCTCGGTGGCGGTGCGTACGGCTGGGCGGAGAATCACCAGTGACCGCACCTGGTGGCTTACGGCCGCCCCGATCGCCGCCGGCGTGGTGCCGGTCGTCGCGGCACTGCTGCTGACGGGGCTCGTCCCGCTGCGCGGCATCGCACTGATCCCGATCACGGGCATCTTCATCGGCGGCGCACTCACCGTGACCGTCCTCGCCGGACGTCGAGCCCTGGACGAACTGGCCCAGCGCAACGGGGAGGTGGAAGCCGCGATGGCCCTGGGCTTCCTGGACCGGGACGCACGGATGGAGATCGCCCGCCCCGCGGCATCGGAGGCACTCCTGCCGGGCCTCGACCAGACCCGTACGGTCGGGCTGGTCACCCTCCCCGGTGCATTCGTCGGCATGCTGATGGCAGGGGCGAGTCCCGTGATGGCCGGGGCGGTGCAGCTGTTCGTCCTGATCGCGCTCATGGCGGTGCAGTCCGTCGCGGTCGCGGTGACGCTCGAACTCGTCGCCCGCCACCACCTGCACCGCCCGGTACCCGGCGCGCCGACAGGAGCGCCACGCAAGACAAGGCGCCCGATGAAGGGGTTGCCACGCAGCCACACCCTGTGA
- a CDS encoding response regulator has product MTTVLVVDDQPLQRYGFRVLLDSIPETEVLGEAANGAEAVRRTAELRPDVVLMDVRMPGMDGIEATRRITAAGGRSRVLVLTTFDIDEYVHAALRAGASGFLLKDARPDELLAGIRAVASGDAVIAPALTRRILDEYAQHVPVGRGNPSDDPRLASLTDREREILVAIGKGWTNGEIAARFVVAESTVKTHVGRVLAKIGARDRIQAVIFAYDHGLARPGTG; this is encoded by the coding sequence ATGACCACGGTCCTCGTCGTCGACGACCAGCCGCTGCAACGCTACGGCTTCCGGGTCCTGCTCGACTCCATCCCCGAGACCGAGGTGCTCGGCGAGGCCGCGAACGGCGCCGAGGCTGTCCGCAGGACCGCCGAACTGCGCCCTGACGTGGTCCTGATGGACGTCCGCATGCCGGGCATGGACGGCATCGAGGCAACCCGGCGGATCACCGCCGCCGGGGGCCGGTCCCGCGTCCTGGTGCTGACCACCTTCGACATCGACGAGTACGTGCACGCCGCCCTGCGGGCCGGAGCCAGCGGCTTCCTCCTCAAGGACGCGCGCCCCGACGAACTCCTCGCCGGCATCCGGGCCGTCGCCTCGGGCGACGCGGTGATCGCCCCGGCGCTCACCCGCCGCATCCTGGACGAGTACGCCCAGCACGTACCCGTCGGCCGGGGAAACCCCAGTGACGACCCCCGGCTGGCGTCCCTCACCGATCGCGAGCGCGAGATCCTCGTGGCCATCGGCAAGGGCTGGACCAACGGCGAGATCGCCGCGCGCTTCGTCGTGGCCGAGTCCACCGTGAAGACGCACGTGGGCCGAGTCCTGGCGAAGATCGGCGCCCGCGACCGCATCCAGGCCGTGATCTTCGCCTACGACCACGGACTCGCTCGTCCCGGTACGGGGTGA
- a CDS encoding ABC transporter ATP-binding protein, with product MIDAQQLTKRYGEKTAVDGLDFAVQPGTVTGFLGPNGAGKSTTMRMIVGLDAPTSGSVTVNGRHYAQHQAPLQEVGALLEAKSIHPGRSAYNHLNALALTHGIPRRRVDEVIDLAGLGSVARKRAGAFSLGMGQRLGIAAALLGDPQTVMLDEPVNGLDPEGVLWIRNLLKALADEGRTVFVSSHLMSEMALVADHLIIVGRGRLLADTTVRDLVREAGGDTVKVAAQDPARLREVLAGPGVDITGRAGSEELQVTGLSAREIGLKAAEHGIALFELTAHAVSLEEAFMNLTRDAVEYHGTTGIGTATAEGRAA from the coding sequence ATGATCGACGCACAGCAGCTGACCAAGAGATACGGCGAGAAAACCGCCGTAGACGGGCTGGACTTCGCCGTCCAGCCGGGCACGGTGACCGGATTCCTCGGGCCGAACGGGGCGGGCAAGTCCACAACCATGCGGATGATCGTCGGGCTCGACGCCCCGACGAGCGGCTCGGTCACGGTCAACGGCCGCCACTACGCCCAGCACCAGGCACCGCTCCAGGAGGTCGGCGCCCTGCTGGAGGCGAAGTCGATCCACCCGGGCCGCTCGGCCTACAACCACCTCAACGCGCTCGCGCTCACGCACGGCATCCCCCGGCGTCGGGTCGACGAGGTCATCGACCTCGCGGGCCTGGGCAGCGTGGCCAGGAAGCGGGCCGGCGCCTTCTCCCTCGGCATGGGGCAACGCCTCGGCATCGCGGCGGCCCTGCTGGGTGACCCGCAGACGGTGATGCTGGACGAGCCGGTCAACGGGCTCGACCCCGAGGGCGTCCTGTGGATCCGCAACCTGCTGAAGGCCCTCGCCGACGAAGGCCGGACCGTGTTCGTGTCGTCCCACCTGATGAGCGAGATGGCCCTGGTGGCGGACCACCTCATCATCGTCGGCCGCGGGCGGCTGCTGGCCGACACCACCGTGCGCGATCTCGTCCGCGAGGCGGGCGGTGACACGGTCAAGGTGGCCGCGCAGGACCCGGCCCGGCTGCGAGAGGTCCTGGCCGGTCCCGGCGTCGACATCACCGGCCGCGCCGGTTCCGAGGAGCTTCAGGTGACCGGGCTGAGCGCCCGCGAGATCGGCCTGAAGGCGGCCGAGCACGGGATCGCGCTGTTCGAACTGACCGCACACGCGGTGTCGTTGGAGGAGGCGTTCATGAACCTGACCAGGGATGCCGTGGAGTACCACGGCACCACGGGCATCGGCACCGCCACGGCCGAGGGGAGGGCGGCATGA